A window from Trichomycterus rosablanca isolate fTriRos1 chromosome 21, fTriRos1.hap1, whole genome shotgun sequence encodes these proteins:
- the spaw gene encoding southpaw, with protein MGPLSFTLVLTLVLTLASLGCTGFRQRSQHRMKHGYSVAGHHPYRYPLYMMQLYRDFKSVGMTRTAAGANPDANPALHQSDSVLSLVAKDGYQVGERWTFTFDMSSLFGAEGIRLSELRLRLPGFSASTGTVVEIYHAQNSADKRVFIGSVKATPGTVFNITSLLTHWLHQAGENQWLANEDSSGEEGSGSDGYEPSKIYHVTSDQVMIVVFLKNVATQGHQSSPSLMQTVAESKYVVLDRPAIQSRRSKRNRITASLIQDVSAENFTMVGSPVESAEQRPLCRRVDMWVDFDQIGWNEWIVHPKRYNAYRCEGECPSPLDESYKPTNHAYMQSLLKLYHPERVSCPSCVPTRLSSLSMLYYEGDDVVLRHHEDMVVEECGCQ; from the exons ATGGGACCACTTTCATTTACCCTGGTACTCACCCTGGTACTCACCCTGGCCAGCCTGGGCTGCACGGGATTCCGACAGCGCAGCCAGCACAGGATGAAACATGGGTACAGTGTAGCTGGACACCATCCTTACAGGTACCCACTGTACATGATGCAGCTCTATAGAGACTTCAAATCAGTGGGCATGACCAGGACAGCAGCCGGTGCCAACCCTGATGCCAACCCGGCATTGCACCAGTCAGACTCTGTGCTGAGTCTGGTCGCTAAAG ATGGCTATCAGGTCGGTGAGAGGTGGACTTTCACTTTCGACATGTCTTCGCTTTTCGGCGCTGAAGGAATCAGGCTTTCCGAGCTCCGCCTGCGACTACCTGGCTTTTCAGCCTCCACCGGGACTGTCGTCGAGATCTATCATGCCCAGAACTCGGCAGACAAGCGAGTCTTCATCGGGAGCGTCAAAGCGACTCCTGGAACGGTCTTCAACATAACCAGTCTGCTCACGCACTGGCTGCACCAAGCAGGCGAGAACCAGTGGCTCGCAAACGAAGACTCATCAGGAGAAGAGGGCAGCGGGAGCGACGGGTACGAACCATCAAAAATCTACCACGTGACCTCAGATCAGGTCATGATCGTGGTTTTTTTGAAGAATGTGGCCACCCAGGGTCACCAAAGCAGCCCGTCTTTGATGCAGACAGTAGCGGAGTCCAAATACGTCGTCCTGGACAGACCGGCGATCCAAAGTCGCAGGAGTAAAAGGAACCGGATCACGGCGAGTCTGATCCAGGATGTTTCAGCTGAGAACTTCACCATGGTCGGGTCGCCCGTGGAATCCGCGGAGCAAAGGCCGCTGTGCAGGCGAGTGGACATGTGGGTGGATTTCGACCAGATCGGGTGGAACGAGTGGATCGTGCATCCGAAGCGCTACAACGCATACCGATGCGAAGGGGAGTGTCCGAGTCCGCTGGACGAGTCTTATAAACCCACCAATCACGCATACATGCAG AGTCTCCTGAAGCTGTACCATCCGGAGCGCGTCTCCTGCCCGTCGTGCGTCCCCACCCGGCTCAGTTCGCTCTCCATGCTGTATTACGAGGGCGACGACGTGGTGCTGCGTCACCACGAGGACATGGTGGTAGAAGAATGCGGTTGCCAATAA